From Bufo gargarizans isolate SCDJY-AF-19 chromosome 10, ASM1485885v1, whole genome shotgun sequence, the proteins below share one genomic window:
- the LOC122921001 gene encoding protein kinase C theta type-like, producing the protein MASTGQTEDSEEEKREDKRKREEESITGSSASRKRRATEESGSEDEGLTSDSSQDSDTSSPYARLTISRFTIHQVLGRGSFGKVVLASVPGRNIYTAVKIIDKKWDNADTITRERRILLATRACPFLCHLYAAHQSQERAYFITEYLSGGSLEALINMCGYLNTDSVRFYTAELVCGLQFLHGHNIVHRDLKPLNIMLDADGHIRIIDLGLAQDGVTTSNKIRGVTGSLYYMAPEILLRKSYCTAVDWWSLGIVVSRMASGHHPFHYGPFRKTARTAITTHEPNIPSWLHADVQHLVAKLLCKKPKKRLGVRGNIRMHPLFSTIGWKELEERRARPPFTPFQRVLEKQHLCWPKDKKAHHPVAEFSYMSPSWARWMRRSGL; encoded by the exons ATGGCGTCCACTGGACAGACAGAAGACAGCGAGGAGGAGAAGAGGGAAGATAAGAGGAAGAGGGAAGAGGAGAGCATCACTGGATCCAGCGCCTCAAGGAAGAGGAGAGCAACCGAGGAGAGCGGATCGGAGGATGAGGGGCTGACATCAGACAGCAGCCAAGACTCTGACACGTCCAGCCCCTATGCCAGGCTTACCATCAGCCGCTTCACCATCCACCAGGTCTTGGGCAGGGGCAGCTTTGGCAAA GTGGTCCTGGCATCAGTCCCTGGCCGAAACATCTACACGGCCGTCAAAATTATCGACAAAAAGTGGGACAATGCAGATACCATCACGAGAGAGCGGCGGATACTCCTGGCCACCAGAGCCTGCCCGTTCCTATGCCACCTGTATGCCGCACATCAGTCTCAGGAGCGGGCATATTTCATCACGGAGTATCTGTCCGGTGGCAGCCTGGAGGCTTTGATCAATATGTGCGGCTACCTGAATACAGACAGCGTAAG ATTCTACACAGCAGAGCTGGTATGTGGCCTCCAGTTCCTCCATGGACACAACATCGTCCACCG AGATCTGAAGCCGCTTAACATCATGTTGGATGCAGATGGACACATCCGTATAATCGACCTCGGGCTGGCCCAAGATGGTGTCACCACCTCCAATAAGATCCGTGGAGTGACGGGAAGCCTTTATTACATGGCCCCCGAGATACTTCTTAGGAAAAGTTACTGCACAGCAGTtgactggtggagtctggggatTGTGGTGTCCAGGATGGCATCAGGACACCACCCATTTCACTATGGCCCCTTCCGAAAGACGGCTCGCACAGCCATTACCACCCATGAGCCAAACATTCCATCTTGGCTTCATGCTGATGTGCAACATCTTGTTGCAAAACTGCTGTGCAAGAAACCTAAGAAGCGTCTCGGTGTGCGTGGCAATATACGGATGCATCCACTGTTTTCCACCATCGGCTGGAAGGAACTGGAGGAGAGGAGGGCACGGCCGCCATTCACACCATTTCAGCGGGTTCTGGAGAAGCAACATCTGTGTTGGCCGAAGGATAAGAAAGCCCATCACCCCGTGGCCGAATTTAGCTACATGTCACCTAGCTGGGCCCG GTGGATGAGAAGATCTGGGCTGTGA